Proteins encoded within one genomic window of Lactococcus garvieae:
- the rlmD gene encoding 23S rRNA (uracil(1939)-C(5))-methyltransferase RlmD, whose amino-acid sequence MKKFQKNEIIQGKVIDLTHEGQGVIKEDNFPFFVENALPDEEIKMKILKVGKNFGFGKVEEWISQSPDRVQDVNMTYLRTGIADFGHMTYPAQLHFKRKQVVDVLRKTAHKPDFPVMETLGAEQESQYRNKAQVPVRVVNGRTETGFFRKNSHDLVPIHDFYIQNTEIDALVNQVRESLITLNIPPYDEKTKRGIVRNIVIRRGYHSGQMMLVLVVTKEKFAGLSELVAEYRDKVTSFQLSVNTSTGNAIFGSKFELLSGKDYITDSMLGKDFQISARAFYQVNTAQAEKLYQLAYDFADLKAEDVVIDAYSGIGTIGLGMADKVAQVYGMEIIPEAVENAKVNAALNGIQNAHYEVGPAEEVMPKWLQDGIQPDVIFVDPPRKGLDESFIKAATATQARAVVYISCNPATFARDVVRFEEEGYLLEKVQPVDLFPQTKHVECVGLLRKK is encoded by the coding sequence ATGAAAAAATTCCAGAAAAATGAAATTATCCAAGGAAAAGTGATTGACTTGACACATGAAGGACAAGGAGTTATCAAGGAAGATAACTTCCCTTTTTTTGTTGAAAATGCACTACCTGATGAAGAAATAAAAATGAAAATTCTGAAGGTCGGGAAGAACTTCGGTTTTGGTAAAGTCGAAGAATGGATCAGTCAGTCTCCTGATCGAGTGCAGGATGTAAATATGACCTATCTGCGTACAGGGATTGCTGACTTTGGGCATATGACTTATCCAGCGCAGCTCCATTTCAAGCGCAAACAGGTTGTTGATGTACTCCGTAAAACGGCACACAAACCTGATTTTCCTGTGATGGAGACACTTGGTGCAGAACAAGAAAGTCAGTATAGAAACAAAGCTCAGGTTCCCGTCCGTGTCGTCAATGGCCGTACAGAAACAGGCTTTTTCCGGAAGAACTCACATGATTTAGTTCCAATACATGACTTCTATATTCAAAATACTGAAATTGACGCCCTTGTCAATCAAGTACGGGAAAGTTTAATCACGCTTAATATCCCACCTTATGACGAAAAAACGAAGCGAGGAATCGTGCGCAACATCGTGATTCGCCGTGGTTATCATAGCGGCCAAATGATGCTTGTTTTGGTCGTTACTAAAGAAAAGTTTGCGGGACTTTCAGAACTGGTCGCTGAGTATCGTGATAAAGTGACTTCTTTTCAGCTTAGTGTTAATACCTCTACTGGAAATGCGATCTTTGGCTCTAAGTTTGAACTTCTCTCAGGTAAAGATTATATTACGGACAGCATGTTAGGCAAAGATTTCCAAATCTCGGCCCGTGCTTTCTATCAAGTCAATACAGCACAGGCAGAAAAACTCTATCAGTTAGCTTATGATTTTGCTGATTTGAAAGCCGAAGATGTCGTGATTGATGCTTACTCTGGTATCGGAACAATTGGACTTGGAATGGCAGACAAGGTTGCCCAGGTCTACGGCATGGAAATCATACCCGAAGCAGTAGAAAATGCTAAAGTGAACGCCGCACTGAACGGCATACAGAACGCCCACTATGAAGTCGGGCCCGCAGAAGAAGTGATGCCAAAATGGTTGCAAGACGGTATCCAACCTGACGTTATCTTTGTGGACCCACCACGCAAGGGACTTGACGAAAGCTTTATCAAAGCTGCTACAGCAACACAAGCACGAGCTGTCGTCTATATCTCCTGCAATCCAGCGACATTTGCGCGTGATGTCGTTCGCTTCGAAGAAGAAGGCTATCTTTTGGAAAAAGTACAACCTGTTGACCTCTTTCCGCAGACGAAGCATGTGGAGTGTGTGGGGTTGTTGAGAAAGAAATAA
- a CDS encoding acyltransferase domain-containing protein, producing the protein MEAILIPMKKFMADIEIPDLVQDTVLKNSAIISDKDLKTSAQKLLDVKAAAQEAERLGKLYSNDTLMELTYHLCAAFLCWDKNYVPHGISYEIYIDTMKCFTRFLEETRKIISTYKFNRGFWTWRYTSGLIFRIQELEFERVAPPHKNKIARLAGKKYISIHIPSDANLSHEIISKNYLKAKDFLKKHFPSYEQAPCVTSTWLLSPKLKDWLKEKSNLRLFASDYDLVKTNPDSDEGVPWVFNSISSDILNYPEETSLQKAAKKWMVSGGHIGSALGILKEDL; encoded by the coding sequence ATGGAAGCAATACTAATACCGATGAAAAAATTTATGGCTGATATTGAGATTCCTGATTTAGTACAGGATACTGTATTAAAAAATTCCGCCATAATCAGTGACAAAGATTTGAAGACGAGCGCACAAAAGTTACTCGATGTTAAAGCTGCTGCACAAGAGGCAGAGCGACTAGGAAAACTGTACAGTAATGATACGCTGATGGAGCTGACTTATCACTTATGTGCTGCCTTTTTATGCTGGGACAAAAACTACGTACCACATGGTATATCTTATGAAATTTATATCGACACGATGAAGTGCTTCACGAGATTTTTAGAAGAAACAAGAAAAATAATCTCAACTTATAAATTCAATCGAGGTTTTTGGACTTGGCGCTATACGAGTGGCTTGATATTTAGGATTCAAGAATTAGAGTTTGAAAGGGTTGCTCCTCCACATAAAAATAAAATAGCACGATTGGCAGGCAAGAAATATATTTCTATTCATATTCCATCTGATGCTAACTTGTCTCACGAGATTATTTCAAAAAATTATCTTAAAGCGAAGGATTTTTTGAAGAAGCATTTTCCAAGTTATGAACAAGCACCTTGTGTAACTAGCACATGGCTGCTCTCTCCTAAGTTAAAAGATTGGTTGAAGGAGAAGTCAAATCTGAGATTATTTGCCAGTGACTATGATTTGGTAAAAACAAATCCGGACAGTGACGAGGGTGTGCCTTGGGTTTTTAATAGCATTTCTTCTGATATTTTGAACTACCCTGAAGAAACAAGTCTACAAAAAGCGGCCAAAAAATGGATGGTGTCAGGCGGGCATATTGGCTCAGCTTTAGGAATTTTAAAAGAAGACCTATAA
- a CDS encoding DUF4091 domain-containing protein: MKAYIVHESYKASTSLFSGTPDELESLPVYKNSFGACHLLLHDGCENHFVLGKEFSIPDQIEIPIYRIEIKSELPVTLQFEEYYMGNENIEYTDKLLEQTAKTYSGDRFAPIYLEFSTPSEIQAGTYPVEITLYRSDLTAKDEKVLSKTLRVKVGDYSFPEDTGYNFNLDIWQQPSNLARTYQVPLWGDEHFRLIREMAESLAVLNQKVITVIAGEIPWKGWFNYIVKDYPANLYEYSMISVKKSEAGEIQCDFSILDRYLECMFAAGIDQEIDIFGLLGVWQPPFFPLVKELDHPEKLVIRYYDEARETIDFIQDKKDLEHYIKQLFNHFKALGVWEKVRIISDEPKVHEIDTFKRSLEILKSIEPTLKVKGVFDKEPVLEALLPVIDYPVTSYYCTCNNYKELSQSHSGKTQYYICNYPDKPNTFLHSPLLESRVQGLLAHYFKTDGLLRWAYNCWPDNARHDIRYNTGALPIGDLCLVYPSYSGHILLSLRYKELQRGIEDFSLIKNAEKINEVAVSKIIKDFLEIEDPAEWMLDSHNSNPQVFKQDYKAYDKLREDLIQVINSK; this comes from the coding sequence ATGAAGGCTTATATAGTTCATGAAAGTTATAAGGCATCGACGAGTCTGTTCTCAGGGACACCTGATGAACTTGAGTCATTACCCGTTTATAAAAATAGCTTTGGTGCATGCCATTTACTATTACACGATGGGTGTGAGAATCATTTTGTGTTAGGAAAAGAATTTTCCATCCCTGATCAAATTGAGATTCCGATTTATCGCATAGAGATCAAATCCGAGTTGCCCGTGACGTTACAATTTGAAGAATATTACATGGGAAATGAAAATATTGAATACACAGACAAACTATTAGAACAGACAGCTAAAACTTATTCGGGCGATCGCTTTGCTCCTATATATCTTGAATTTTCGACGCCTTCTGAGATACAGGCAGGCACCTATCCAGTCGAAATTACGCTTTATCGTTCAGACTTAACTGCTAAGGATGAGAAAGTACTTTCTAAAACGCTAAGAGTAAAGGTAGGCGATTATAGTTTTCCTGAAGATACAGGATACAACTTTAATCTCGATATCTGGCAACAACCTTCGAACCTTGCTCGAACTTATCAAGTGCCTTTGTGGGGCGATGAACATTTTCGCTTGATTAGGGAAATGGCGGAGAGTTTAGCGGTCCTTAATCAAAAGGTTATCACAGTGATTGCGGGTGAAATACCATGGAAAGGCTGGTTTAACTATATAGTCAAAGACTATCCAGCCAATCTTTATGAGTACTCAATGATTAGCGTTAAGAAAAGTGAAGCAGGAGAAATCCAGTGTGACTTTTCGATACTAGACCGTTATTTAGAATGTATGTTCGCCGCAGGCATAGATCAAGAAATCGATATTTTTGGGTTATTAGGTGTTTGGCAACCACCATTCTTCCCCTTGGTAAAAGAACTTGACCATCCAGAAAAGCTGGTCATCCGCTACTATGATGAAGCCAGAGAAACCATTGATTTTATCCAAGATAAAAAGGATCTAGAGCACTATATCAAACAGCTTTTTAATCATTTTAAGGCATTAGGAGTTTGGGAAAAAGTGCGCATCATCTCTGATGAGCCCAAAGTTCATGAAATCGACACATTCAAACGTTCTTTAGAGATTCTTAAATCAATAGAGCCTACACTGAAAGTAAAAGGTGTTTTTGATAAAGAACCAGTACTTGAAGCCTTGCTACCGGTTATAGATTATCCAGTGACTTCCTACTATTGTACGTGTAATAACTACAAAGAACTTAGCCAAAGCCATTCTGGAAAAACGCAGTACTATATCTGTAACTATCCTGACAAGCCAAACACTTTCCTTCACAGTCCCTTACTAGAATCACGTGTACAAGGACTCTTAGCACATTACTTCAAAACAGATGGTCTCCTTCGCTGGGCTTACAACTGCTGGCCAGACAATGCACGACACGATATCCGATATAATACAGGAGCTTTACCTATCGGGGATCTCTGCTTAGTCTATCCTTCATATTCAGGGCATATTCTCTTATCTCTACGTTATAAAGAGCTACAAAGAGGCATAGAAGACTTTAGCCTGATCAAAAATGCGGAGAAGATTAATGAAGTAGCTGTTTCAAAAATCATAAAGGACTTTCTTGAAATAGAAGATCCAGCTGAATGGATGCTTGATAGTCACAATAGTAACCCTCAGGTATTTAAACAGGATTATAAAGCTTATGACAAATTGCGAGAAGATTTAATACAAGTTATCAATTCAAAATAA
- a CDS encoding alpha/beta hydrolase: protein MRTKTFTFDDEASLTVYLHEDKEEFSRVGNRPFVLVIPGGGYSFCSEREGEPIALNFLAQGYHAGVLHYHVGDKRSFEKSLEDAQKALRKIQDLATTWMIDDKKIAVIGFSAGGHLAAALSTLSPVKPSLCILGYPAILKSFAQVMQIEAPSLETCVTRETPPTFLFSTFEDNVVPIENSLLYLRALEENDIPFEAHIFQKGLHGLSLATKMFGAQEKMVDKRFSRWFSEAVEWMEINWKATGDKPAPESVIDYSIGNLLEDSNNQDILLQAFPHWKDRSKLKIVKKLTLSQLSELIPEKFGEEQCKKILERLTKPSQYIT from the coding sequence ATGAGAACTAAAACTTTTACCTTTGATGATGAAGCAAGTTTAACAGTTTATCTACATGAAGATAAAGAAGAGTTTTCCCGTGTAGGAAATCGACCTTTTGTTTTAGTTATTCCAGGGGGCGGCTATTCTTTTTGTAGTGAACGAGAAGGAGAGCCTATCGCCTTGAATTTTCTTGCTCAGGGTTACCATGCGGGCGTACTACACTATCACGTGGGAGATAAAAGAAGTTTTGAGAAGTCCCTCGAAGATGCACAAAAAGCCTTACGAAAAATTCAAGATTTAGCGACAACATGGATGATTGATGACAAGAAAATCGCAGTTATCGGTTTTTCGGCAGGAGGACACTTAGCTGCTGCTCTTTCTACTCTGTCACCAGTTAAGCCAAGTCTCTGTATTTTAGGCTACCCTGCTATTTTGAAATCTTTTGCCCAAGTGATGCAGATTGAAGCACCTTCTTTAGAAACGTGTGTAACGAGAGAAACACCTCCTACTTTCCTCTTTTCAACATTTGAGGACAATGTGGTACCTATAGAGAACTCTTTATTATATCTTCGTGCTTTGGAAGAAAATGATATTCCTTTTGAGGCACATATCTTCCAAAAAGGCCTTCACGGTTTATCGTTAGCTACGAAAATGTTTGGCGCTCAAGAAAAGATGGTAGATAAACGATTTTCACGTTGGTTTTCGGAAGCTGTCGAATGGATGGAAATAAACTGGAAAGCCACAGGGGATAAACCTGCGCCAGAGAGTGTAATAGATTATTCTATTGGGAATTTACTTGAAGACAGCAATAATCAAGACATCTTACTGCAGGCTTTCCCCCACTGGAAAGATAGAAGCAAGTTAAAGATAGTAAAGAAACTGACGCTCTCCCAGCTCTCAGAGTTAATTCCTGAAAAATTTGGTGAGGAGCAGTGCAAGAAAATTTTAGAACGACTAACCAAACCAAGTCAATATATTACTTAG
- a CDS encoding glycoside hydrolase family 1 protein: MKFKKDFLWGASTSAYQVEGAWNEEGKGPSVQDVKEIPEGTTDFTVASDHYHHYKEDVALFKELGLKAYRFSISWSRVMPDGKVNPEGIQFYKNLINLLNENEIQPVVTVFHFDLPLYIAEKGGWENRETIEEFTRYCQVLFEHFADDVPLWQTINEQNVMALAGSVIGTSQKSMKEKFQENHHMLVAQAKVTKMFHDGNYQGKIGPAPNIASVYPASERPEDQLAALNMSALRNWLFLDVAVFGRYNHNAWHILESIGAAPTVTKEDQEILSQGTCDYIAFNYYNTMTVASYFEKDNKIDQQSGFGIPGFFQSVENTHLQMTEFGWPIDPKGFRFTLNEIYSRYHLPLLITENGIGANDVLTDDGAVHDQYRIDYLKEHIEQMALAMADGVEVIGYCPWSAIDLVSTHEGIKKRYGFVYVNRTDEDLLDLARYKKDSFYWYQELISKNEIKESDEN; this comes from the coding sequence ATGAAATTTAAAAAAGATTTTTTATGGGGGGCATCTACAAGCGCTTATCAGGTAGAGGGAGCTTGGAATGAAGAGGGAAAAGGTCCTTCTGTTCAAGACGTAAAAGAGATACCTGAAGGCACGACAGATTTTACAGTAGCCTCTGATCACTATCATCACTATAAAGAAGATGTAGCACTCTTTAAGGAACTTGGACTCAAGGCTTATAGGTTTTCAATCTCTTGGAGTCGTGTCATGCCAGACGGTAAAGTTAATCCAGAGGGCATCCAATTTTATAAAAACCTCATAAATCTGCTCAATGAAAATGAAATACAACCGGTTGTTACTGTTTTCCATTTTGATTTACCGCTTTATATTGCAGAAAAAGGGGGCTGGGAAAATCGTGAAACTATCGAAGAATTCACACGTTACTGTCAGGTGCTCTTTGAACATTTTGCAGATGATGTGCCTTTATGGCAAACCATTAACGAGCAAAATGTGATGGCGCTCGCAGGTTCAGTGATTGGCACGAGTCAAAAAAGTATGAAGGAAAAATTCCAAGAAAACCATCATATGTTAGTGGCCCAAGCGAAAGTCACAAAAATGTTCCATGACGGAAACTATCAAGGGAAGATAGGGCCTGCACCAAATATTGCAAGTGTTTATCCAGCTTCTGAACGCCCAGAAGATCAGCTGGCTGCTCTAAATATGAGTGCTTTAAGAAACTGGCTTTTCTTAGATGTTGCTGTTTTTGGTAGATATAATCACAATGCTTGGCATATCTTAGAGAGCATCGGTGCAGCTCCGACCGTAACGAAAGAAGATCAGGAGATTTTATCTCAAGGAACGTGTGACTATATCGCCTTTAACTACTATAATACAATGACAGTTGCAAGCTATTTTGAAAAAGACAACAAAATCGATCAGCAGTCTGGTTTTGGAATCCCTGGTTTTTTCCAATCCGTTGAAAATACTCATCTCCAGATGACCGAGTTCGGCTGGCCCATTGATCCAAAAGGTTTCCGCTTTACTCTGAATGAAATTTATTCAAGATACCATTTGCCACTCTTAATTACGGAAAATGGTATTGGAGCAAATGATGTCTTGACAGATGATGGCGCTGTGCATGATCAGTATCGAATTGATTACTTGAAGGAGCATATCGAACAAATGGCCTTAGCGATGGCCGATGGTGTCGAAGTGATTGGTTATTGCCCATGGAGTGCGATTGATTTGGTAAGCACTCATGAAGGAATAAAAAAACGTTATGGTTTTGTCTATGTTAACCGGACGGATGAAGACCTTCTTGACTTAGCGAGATACAAAAAAGATAGCTTTTACTGGTATCAAGAGCTTATTTCTAAAAATGAAATAAAGGAAAGTGATGAGAACTAA
- a CDS encoding ROK family protein: MMILGIDIGGTHIKVGFVENETVTTKDKLPTAQNLEEFCQQIKKIINDYLKINSFTKIAFSVPGSVDESGTVFYGGAVSYLNGINLKALIADIEGLENLEVVVENDAKAATLGEMAFGNLKGIKNGAAIILGTGVGTGICIDEQLYKGSHNQAGEVSFWIRERAIYGADSFVGMGLSAVKLISSLANQLQVENDGPLVFSALKSSTDKEAAQLFSSYCEGVAILCFNLQLILDLEKIVIGGGISQQPLLIEKIEEAYQKLFTTAPIIKETLQPIVIEAAKFKADANLIGAARKGN; the protein is encoded by the coding sequence ATGATGATTTTAGGAATTGATATTGGTGGAACACACATCAAAGTAGGATTTGTTGAGAATGAAACAGTTACTACTAAAGATAAACTGCCTACCGCACAAAATTTAGAGGAATTTTGTCAACAAATAAAAAAAATAATTAATGACTATCTAAAAATCAATTCTTTCACAAAAATAGCTTTTTCAGTCCCTGGTTCAGTTGATGAATCGGGTACTGTTTTCTATGGAGGAGCAGTTTCATACCTGAATGGTATAAATTTGAAAGCATTGATAGCTGATATTGAAGGGCTTGAAAACTTAGAAGTGGTTGTTGAAAATGATGCAAAAGCAGCAACTCTAGGAGAAATGGCCTTTGGAAATCTCAAAGGCATTAAAAATGGAGCGGCCATTATCTTAGGTACAGGTGTGGGAACAGGAATTTGTATCGATGAGCAACTCTATAAAGGCAGCCATAATCAGGCGGGAGAAGTAAGTTTCTGGATCCGAGAAAGAGCGATTTACGGAGCAGATTCCTTTGTAGGTATGGGGCTTTCAGCTGTGAAACTCATCAGTTCGTTAGCAAACCAGCTCCAAGTAGAGAATGATGGGCCACTCGTTTTTAGCGCCTTAAAAAGTTCCACAGATAAAGAAGCAGCACAACTTTTTTCAAGTTACTGCGAAGGTGTTGCTATACTTTGCTTCAATCTTCAGTTGATTTTAGACCTTGAAAAGATTGTGATTGGTGGTGGCATAAGTCAGCAGCCTCTTCTTATCGAGAAGATTGAAGAAGCTTATCAAAAACTGTTTACGACAGCTCCAATTATCAAGGAAACACTACAACCAATAGTGATTGAAGCAGCAAAATTTAAAGCTGATGCTAATCTTATCGGAGCAGCAAGAAAGGGAAATTGA
- a CDS encoding PTS sugar transporter subunit IIC: MSKLEVFLNDKLMPVASRLQQNKVLAALMEGFIRTSPITLGIAFITIIGNFPIPAWIEFLTKIGIYPHVEAITNGATGVFSIYVVYSLAYSYAKQLGANERNSALISLASFIMLMPQTISTTVIQDGKEVTQAIGALKLDFLGGQGLFIGMLTALLVTRLYAFLSKKKIMLKLPESVPPMVTQSLAPVFVVTLIFTLVFALRVAFGFTASGSIFQFFIDVVSAPLNSLAASPLSIILIMEILAILWFFGIHNAVLQGPLGMITMTMIVTNIGAFQKGEDLPFLIPSVIYMGMYAAGFMGFVTFFMIRSKSAKMKQLGKLSFIPSLFNITEPIMFGMPIILNPIFFIPQVFTQLIAGFVTWGLTTTILPINLNPTMSLLPWTTPVFVKMPLSGGLNYTILMVISMLIGIVMWYPFIKIADKKEYELEMAAEQVSRHETMEQSLQESMQA; this comes from the coding sequence ATGAGCAAATTAGAAGTTTTTCTAAATGACAAATTGATGCCGGTAGCTTCACGCTTACAGCAAAATAAAGTTTTAGCCGCACTTATGGAAGGCTTTATTCGTACCAGTCCAATTACATTGGGTATAGCCTTTATTACAATCATCGGTAATTTCCCGATTCCTGCATGGATTGAATTTTTAACTAAGATTGGAATTTATCCCCATGTAGAGGCAATCACAAATGGTGCTACTGGAGTATTCTCAATCTATGTGGTCTATAGTTTAGCTTACTCTTATGCGAAGCAACTGGGAGCAAATGAACGAAATTCTGCCCTTATTTCTTTAGCAAGTTTCATTATGCTCATGCCTCAAACAATCTCAACTACGGTGATACAAGATGGTAAGGAAGTAACTCAAGCTATTGGAGCTTTGAAACTTGACTTCTTGGGTGGTCAAGGTCTCTTTATTGGGATGTTAACAGCACTTTTAGTGACACGTCTGTACGCCTTTCTTTCTAAGAAGAAAATAATGCTTAAGCTTCCTGAAAGTGTTCCTCCGATGGTTACACAATCTTTAGCACCAGTCTTTGTAGTTACACTTATCTTTACTTTGGTCTTTGCTTTACGTGTGGCCTTTGGATTTACAGCTTCAGGTTCAATCTTCCAATTCTTCATTGATGTAGTCAGTGCCCCACTCAACTCATTGGCAGCTAGTCCTTTGTCAATTATCCTTATTATGGAAATATTAGCTATCCTTTGGTTCTTTGGTATCCATAATGCCGTTTTACAAGGTCCTTTGGGAATGATTACAATGACAATGATTGTCACAAATATTGGCGCATTTCAAAAAGGTGAAGACCTTCCTTTCCTTATCCCATCAGTGATCTACATGGGTATGTACGCAGCTGGATTTATGGGCTTTGTCACTTTCTTCATGATTCGTAGCAAATCAGCCAAAATGAAACAGTTAGGTAAACTCTCTTTCATTCCTTCATTGTTTAATATTACAGAACCAATTATGTTTGGTATGCCAATCATTTTAAATCCAATCTTCTTTATTCCGCAAGTGTTCACACAGTTAATTGCTGGTTTTGTGACTTGGGGGTTAACAACTACCATTTTACCAATCAATCTTAATCCGACAATGAGTCTTTTGCCATGGACTACACCTGTCTTTGTAAAAATGCCTCTCTCAGGTGGACTAAATTATACAATCTTGATGGTTATTAGTATGCTGATTGGTATTGTTATGTGGTATCCATTTATTAAAATTGCAGATAAAAAAGAATATGAACTTGAAATGGCAGCAGAACAAGTAAGTCGTCATGAAACCATGGAGCAAAGCTTACAAGAAAGTATGCAAGCATAA
- a CDS encoding glycoside hydrolase family 3 N-terminal domain-containing protein, which produces MEENKLKEKFNTLSLKEKIAQTVQLNGDLFTDSGVMPTGPLKDLGLPDNFDIHQVGSIYNVNDPEKLRIIQEQAIKESSHGIPLLFMSDIIYGFRTIFPLPLAQAGSYDFDLIQKAAEVTAKESYLSGIHCVFSPMLDLSRDPRWGRVMESPGEDVYTGKEFAKSVVTGYQGQVKDYVSENHVAACIKHFAAYGAPEAGREYNTVDMSNQRLFNEYLPTYQAAIEANALLVMTAFNVLNGVPSTGNKWLNRDILREKFNFSGLLVSDHSATEELQAHGFTASQEESAKASIEAGVDFDMMTSVYANGLEPLILSGEVDEDLLDEAVWRILELKNKLGLFENPFRGLDQENTGEFLTAEAKETAVELVEKSCVLLKNKENTLPLSAQQKIAVIGPYGKSKFTLGFWASVSGKAQDTVTLKEGLENNFAKENLTFATGYNLFDSYESFGPLKAGIEYLNGPIGDEKELIEEALEVAENSDVILLTIGEQFLESGEGASKAKLSLPDKQLRLIKALAQLDKPIIGLLYTGRPLVLTEVEPYFSSLLLVWYPGTMGGTGIANLLSGQASPSAKLTMTFPRSEGQIPIYHAQNTTGRPLNEENKNIRFVSKYSDESNDPLYAFGTGLTYNQVDVKWLKNMENISFTESNQIELAYQLENLSDETTHAVVHLYMRDMTASIVQPFRKLVASQFIKIEPRAKEELAVTLTKEDLSFSDNQGEWHFESGKFGFYLVAYGQEEELIISL; this is translated from the coding sequence ATGGAAGAAAATAAGCTAAAAGAAAAATTTAATACTTTGAGCTTAAAAGAAAAAATTGCACAGACTGTTCAGTTAAACGGAGATTTGTTCACCGATAGTGGTGTTATGCCGACCGGCCCCCTTAAGGATTTGGGACTCCCTGATAATTTTGATATTCACCAAGTAGGATCGATTTATAATGTGAATGATCCTGAAAAGTTAAGAATTATTCAAGAGCAGGCAATTAAAGAGAGTTCTCATGGGATTCCACTGCTCTTCATGTCAGATATTATTTATGGCTTTCGCACGATATTTCCCTTGCCTCTGGCTCAAGCAGGATCTTATGATTTTGACCTCATTCAAAAAGCAGCTGAAGTCACGGCTAAAGAGAGTTATTTGAGTGGCATTCATTGTGTATTTTCTCCTATGCTGGACTTATCCAGAGATCCGAGATGGGGGCGCGTGATGGAATCGCCAGGTGAGGATGTTTATACTGGAAAGGAATTTGCGAAAAGTGTGGTGACAGGCTATCAAGGTCAGGTTAAAGATTATGTCTCGGAAAACCATGTGGCAGCTTGTATAAAGCACTTTGCGGCATATGGTGCACCTGAAGCTGGGCGTGAGTATAACACAGTAGATATGTCCAACCAACGACTGTTTAATGAATATCTTCCAACCTACCAAGCAGCAATTGAAGCCAATGCATTGCTTGTGATGACAGCATTTAATGTATTAAATGGTGTGCCTTCGACAGGGAATAAGTGGCTGAACCGAGATATTCTAAGAGAAAAATTTAACTTCTCAGGACTTTTGGTTTCAGATCATTCAGCTACTGAGGAATTACAAGCACATGGTTTCACAGCAAGTCAAGAAGAATCTGCCAAAGCTTCAATTGAGGCGGGTGTGGACTTTGATATGATGACTTCGGTTTATGCAAATGGTTTAGAGCCTCTGATTTTATCAGGAGAAGTAGATGAAGACCTTCTTGATGAAGCAGTATGGCGTATTCTAGAGCTCAAAAATAAGCTGGGACTTTTTGAAAATCCTTTTCGAGGGCTCGATCAAGAAAATACAGGCGAGTTTCTTACAGCGGAAGCTAAAGAAACAGCTGTTGAACTCGTTGAAAAAAGTTGTGTCTTGTTGAAAAATAAGGAGAACACTCTTCCTTTGAGTGCTCAGCAAAAAATAGCTGTCATTGGTCCCTATGGAAAAAGCAAGTTCACTCTCGGTTTCTGGGCCTCGGTCAGTGGTAAAGCGCAAGATACTGTTACTTTAAAAGAGGGGTTAGAAAATAACTTTGCGAAAGAAAATCTTACATTTGCTACAGGCTATAACTTGTTTGATTCCTATGAGAGTTTTGGCCCACTCAAGGCGGGGATTGAGTATTTAAACGGCCCGATTGGGGATGAGAAAGAGCTGATTGAAGAGGCACTAGAAGTTGCTGAAAATTCCGATGTTATTCTTTTGACGATTGGGGAACAATTTTTAGAGAGTGGGGAAGGTGCCTCTAAGGCTAAGCTTTCCTTGCCAGATAAGCAACTTCGTCTCATCAAAGCACTCGCTCAATTAGATAAACCAATCATCGGCCTTCTCTATACAGGACGTCCGCTGGTATTGACAGAAGTTGAACCTTACTTCTCAAGTTTACTTTTAGTGTGGTACCCAGGAACGATGGGTGGTACAGGTATCGCAAACTTACTGAGTGGTCAAGCGAGTCCCAGCGCTAAGCTTACGATGACATTCCCAAGAAGTGAAGGTCAAATTCCTATTTATCATGCGCAAAATACTACAGGACGACCTTTGAATGAAGAAAACAAAAACATACGATTTGTTTCCAAATACAGTGATGAGTCTAATGATCCCCTGTACGCATTTGGAACAGGCCTTACTTACAATCAAGTTGATGTAAAATGGCTGAAAAATATGGAAAACATCTCCTTTACAGAGAGCAACCAGATAGAGTTAGCTTACCAACTCGAAAATCTGTCGGATGAGACAACCCATGCAGTGGTTCATCTTTATATGAGAGATATGACTGCATCGATCGTCCAACCTTTCCGAAAATTAGTTGCGAGTCAATTTATAAAAATAGAGCCACGCGCAAAAGAAGAATTGGCTGTTACTCTTACAAAGGAAGATCTTTCATTTTCTGATAATCAAGGTGAATGGCACTTTGAATCAGGGAAATTTGGTTTCTATCTTGTTGCATATGGGCAGGAAGAAGAATTAATTATATCGTTATAA